One stretch of Nycticebus coucang isolate mNycCou1 chromosome 7, mNycCou1.pri, whole genome shotgun sequence DNA includes these proteins:
- the LOC128590222 gene encoding activated RNA polymerase II transcriptional coactivator p15-like gives MLKSKELVSSSSSGSDSDSEVDKKLKRKKQVAPEKPVKKQKTGETSRALSSSKQSSSSRDDNMFQIGKMRYVSVRDFKGKVLIDIREYWMDPEGEMKPGRKGISLNPEQWSQLKEQISDIDDAVRKL, from the coding sequence ATGCTGAAATCAAAGGAACTTGTTTCTTCAAGCTCTTCTGGCAGTGATTCAGACAGTGAAGTTGACAAAAAGTTAAAGAGGAAAAAGCAAGTTGCTCCAGAAAAACCTGTGAAGAAGCAAAAGACTGGTGAAACTTCAAGAGCTCTGTCATCTTCcaaacagagcagcagcagcagagatgATAACATGTTTCAGATTGGGAAAATGAGGTACGTTAGTGTTCGGGACTTTAAAGGGAAAGTTCTTATTGATATTAGAGAATATTGGATGGATCCAGAAGGTGAAATGAAACCCGGAAGGAAAGGTATTTCTTTAAATCCAGAGCAGTGGAGCCAGCTGAAGGAacagatttctgacattgatgatGCAGTAAGAAAACTGTAA